GCTCTTTCACAGGGTCGGCGGGAAGATCAGCGAGAGCATCGGCGGCGGCGGCGTTCAAGAGCTGCTTACCACGCCAGCGCCGGCGCAGGCCGTCACCGGCAGCATGGTCGGCCGCGGCCGCAACCGCCATGCCGGCACGATCGACATCGCGATGGTGGTGCCGGATCCCGATCAGCCGCGCAAGGAGTTCACCGAAGAAGCTCTTAATCGGCTCGCCGAGTCGCTGAAGAAGCGCGGCCAGATGCAAAACGTCCGCGTACGCTGGTCCGCTGAATTGCAGAAGTGGGTTCTGATCAGCGGCGAGCGGCGCTATCGCGCGGCGCTGCGCGCGGGTCTCAAGACGCTCAACTGCGAATTCATCGAGCGCGAGCTGAGCGAGGTCGAGAAGCTCGAGGACATGCTGGTTGAGAACTGCCTGCGGGAGGACCTGAACGCGGTTGAGCTGGCCGAGTCCTACGAGAAACTCATCCGGCTGCGGGGCTGCACGGCGAAGGAGCTGGCCGCCTCGCTCGACGTGAGCCCGTCGGCCGTGACCAAAGCGCTCGGGCTGCTCAAGCTGCCCGAGGACTTGCGCGCCGCGGTGGCAATCGGCGAACTGCCGCGCATCACAGCGTATGAAATTTCTCGGCTCGAGGGTGAAGACTCGCAGCGAGAAATGGCAGAGCGGGTGAAGCAAGAGGGGCTCACCAACACGCAGATCGCCGAAGCGGTGCAGGAGACCCGCGGGCGGCGGAACCATGCGGCGAGCAAGACCGGACGGCGGCTGGCATGCTCGCTGGCGAGTGGCAGCAGCGTGACGGTTGCCGGCAAGGAGGAGCTGACGCTCGATGCATTCATCGGTGCGCTCGGGGAGGTGCTAAAGGTGGCGAAGAAGGCTAAGGCGGACGGAAGGACGCTGGAGGATCTGCCTGGAATGTTGAAGTCGAAGGACAAAACGAAAGAGAGTCGCAAGGCGGTCACGGAGAACGCGGCGTAAAGCTTCGCTATGAACGCTAACGCGGCCAGGGCCGGCATCCTTGCCAGCCCTGGTGACTTATTACGCCGCGAGAAGTCGCTCCTGATTATCGGGATCGGGCGGACCGTCATTGGGCTTCAACAGAACGACCAGCAGGTGCAACGCAGCAGCCAGGGTGATCACGCTGTAAATAGGATAAAATTCCTGATGCGTCTGGCTCTGGTGTGCGGTAACGGCCGCAGTCAGGTAGGCACCGGTGTACGTTGCAGCACTAACTAACGGCACCTTGCCCGGAAACAGCGCGCGCAACAGATTCAACATCGTCCGGCTCCCGAAAAGAGGTCATGGCGGACGCCATTCGTCCACACCATCATGATGTGCGCGTAGTCGAGCAGGCTGACGGGCGATGCCGCAAAAAGGCAAGTATCTTACTCTCTGCCAGCGTTCGCTCCCTGGCCAAAATCGTTGTGTTCGGAGAGCTTCTTGTTGATGCCCGCGGCGATTGCCGCCGGGAGGTGGTCGGTGCTTATGTCCACAGTCACGCGGGCGAGCGCCGGCGAATTGAGGATAGCTGAGATCGCATCAAGTGACAACGGGTTGTCACTCACGTCCAGTCGGCGCAGCGACGGGAGGGCCGCGGCTCCTTTGCTCAGTGCGTGTGCACCGGCATCGCCGATACCCGTACTCAATAGTCGGAGTGTTTTCAGGGCACGCAGCGATGATTCGCCCACAGCGGCCACTCCGGCGGGCCCGATCGGGTTACCGCTGAGGTCAAGCTGGCGAAGGCTGCGGAGGTGTTTGGATCGGAAGATCGCAGTTGCCCCTGCCGGTCCTACGTTACAGTCGAGGAGGTCGAGCGTTTGCAAGCCGTTGAGGTTTGGCGAGGTTGCCATGACAGAGGCGATCCGATCGCCGTCCCAGCCAACAAAACCAATGGTTTCGAAATGGGAAAGGTTTGGAGCGGAACAAACCGTACGAATGACTTCCTTCTGCGATACTTCCATAATGTCGGGGAAGCGAAAAGAAACTCGCCGCGCCGTCGGGAGTGTCTGGACGATTGCGTCGATGTTCGCAGCGAAGGCGGTGGCATCATCGATGTACAGCGTGTCGGGCGCACCGTTCACGAATAACACATCCCCAACGCCCAGTTCTTTCGCGGGTTGAGTCCAATCTTGAGCATAGCGTTTCCACAGGTCGCCCTCCCGTCGCGTCAGATTCTGAAATTGCTCGGTGAGCGCCGATACCCGATCCGCAGGCATTGAGCGGGAAAGGGGAGGCGGTATCAACTGCTGCAACCTCGCGAGTTCACACTGTACGAGGATGAACTCACCGAGCGGTTCGCCCCGCGCGGCGAGTTCACGTCCAAAGGCCTGGCGTTCTGCTGTGTCAACAGGCAGAGCGGCAATGATGTTTTTAATCTTACTGTGTGTCATATCATTAACTAAGCGAACTTTAATGCAATTCGCAAGGTCTTTTTTAATAGTGACTGTTGACTGCAATGGCAAGGTGTGCATGATGGGAATGGGGTGTTTTTCCGATTTAGACGTCAGAGTAACCGGACCGCCCGACCTTCCTCATCGCAAAGACTCTCGCTGCATTACCTCCCTCTCATTTTCGGTGCCGCGCCAAGACGTATTTCAGGAGGCAGTTCATGGCTCGATCCGATCTGACGTCAACGTCAACATTCTCGATGGATGAGGTTATTCGTCGCCTCGCAATTAATTT
This DNA window, taken from Frigoriglobus tundricola, encodes the following:
- a CDS encoding ParB/RepB/Spo0J family partition protein, producing MSGASKLFHRVGGKISESIGGGGVQELLTTPAPAQAVTGSMVGRGRNRHAGTIDIAMVVPDPDQPRKEFTEEALNRLAESLKKRGQMQNVRVRWSAELQKWVLISGERRYRAALRAGLKTLNCEFIERELSEVEKLEDMLVENCLREDLNAVELAESYEKLIRLRGCTAKELAASLDVSPSAVTKALGLLKLPEDLRAAVAIGELPRITAYEISRLEGEDSQREMAERVKQEGLTNTQIAEAVQETRGRRNHAASKTGRRLACSLASGSSVTVAGKEELTLDAFIGALGEVLKVAKKAKADGRTLEDLPGMLKSKDKTKESRKAVTENAA
- a CDS encoding leucine-rich repeat domain-containing protein, with the protein product MHTLPLQSTVTIKKDLANCIKVRLVNDMTHSKIKNIIAALPVDTAERQAFGRELAARGEPLGEFILVQCELARLQQLIPPPLSRSMPADRVSALTEQFQNLTRREGDLWKRYAQDWTQPAKELGVGDVLFVNGAPDTLYIDDATAFAANIDAIVQTLPTARRVSFRFPDIMEVSQKEVIRTVCSAPNLSHFETIGFVGWDGDRIASVMATSPNLNGLQTLDLLDCNVGPAGATAIFRSKHLRSLRQLDLSGNPIGPAGVAAVGESSLRALKTLRLLSTGIGDAGAHALSKGAAALPSLRRLDVSDNPLSLDAISAILNSPALARVTVDISTDHLPAAIAAGINKKLSEHNDFGQGANAGRE